A region of uncultured Carboxylicivirga sp. DNA encodes the following proteins:
- a CDS encoding molybdenum cofactor guanylyltransferase — protein MKKNITALILSGGKSSRMGVDKGLMKFNGRPMITYAINAVEPNCQEIFISANSDDYQQFNLPIIKDTYNELGPLSGIFEGLVHSSNDWIFVTTCDMPNITPKSVAYLINQRDKDTNCIVASFNEQRQPLFACYHKSLIEDIRKALKEKKLKMQLFIESCQLKVVSMNNFVIDNPDLFANINDKNDLQI, from the coding sequence TTGAAAAAGAACATAACAGCACTCATATTATCGGGTGGCAAAAGCTCTCGTATGGGAGTAGATAAGGGCTTAATGAAATTTAATGGCAGGCCAATGATTACATACGCTATCAATGCTGTTGAGCCAAACTGTCAGGAGATTTTCATTAGCGCCAATTCTGACGATTACCAACAGTTTAATTTACCTATAATAAAGGACACTTACAACGAGTTGGGTCCTCTTTCTGGTATTTTTGAAGGACTTGTACATTCATCCAACGATTGGATATTTGTTACAACCTGCGATATGCCCAATATTACACCTAAGTCAGTAGCGTATTTAATCAATCAAAGAGATAAGGATACTAATTGTATTGTCGCCAGTTTTAACGAACAAAGGCAACCTCTTTTTGCCTGCTATCATAAAAGTCTGATTGAAGATATTAGAAAAGCACTAAAAGAAAAGAAGCTCAAAATGCAATTGTTTATTGAATCGTGCCAACTAAAGGTAGTATCAATGAATAATTTTGTAATTGATAACCCAGACTTATTTGCCAATATAAATGACAAAAATGATTTACAAATTTGA
- a CDS encoding type IX secretion system membrane protein PorP/SprF yields the protein MNKIAKLLLLFLTLPTIAVFAQKDIVMSQYMHNRYTINSAFAGNREAISLFGSYRQKWVGFNGAPSEQYLSGHAPLRNKNIALGIDIYNQQYGVTHQTGASFSYTYRVLVKKNQRLSFGLNAGFVNYNSNWTSVNTLPEFGQDTNFSSNESAGTPTVGLGIAWYSNQFFIGLSAPNFMYFDIGKNKSEGFAPGKSNYIFTGGYLFKLSDKFDIQPSVLARYNPQEKPIVDLNCTTIFNNTIWLGASVRNNLDIVGLVGYQVTPQMRFAYSYDYSAGDYIKSYNSGTHEISIQFDFGYKISTPNPKFF from the coding sequence ATGAATAAAATAGCCAAACTACTATTACTCTTTCTAACACTTCCTACCATTGCTGTTTTTGCTCAAAAAGATATAGTCATGAGTCAGTATATGCACAATCGCTATACTATAAACTCAGCCTTTGCTGGTAATCGCGAGGCAATTTCACTTTTTGGTTCCTACAGACAAAAATGGGTCGGATTTAACGGTGCTCCCAGCGAACAATACCTTAGTGGTCATGCACCTTTGCGTAATAAAAATATTGCCCTGGGTATCGACATTTACAATCAGCAATATGGTGTTACCCATCAAACCGGCGCATCATTTTCATATACTTACCGGGTATTAGTGAAAAAAAATCAACGATTAAGCTTTGGTTTAAATGCTGGTTTTGTCAACTATAATTCAAATTGGACGTCGGTTAATACCTTACCTGAGTTTGGTCAGGATACGAACTTTTCATCTAACGAAAGTGCAGGAACGCCAACAGTTGGTTTAGGTATTGCATGGTATAGCAATCAGTTTTTTATTGGCTTATCCGCTCCAAATTTTATGTATTTCGATATTGGAAAAAATAAATCAGAAGGCTTTGCTCCGGGCAAATCAAATTACATTTTTACCGGAGGATACTTATTTAAGTTATCAGATAAATTTGATATTCAACCTAGTGTATTGGCACGATACAATCCTCAGGAAAAACCAATTGTTGATTTAAATTGTACAACCATTTTTAATAACACTATTTGGCTGGGTGCAAGTGTCAGAAACAATCTTGATATTGTAGGCTTAGTGGGTTATCAGGTCACCCCTCAAATGCGATTTGCATATAGCTATGATTATTCTGCAGGTGATTACATTAAATCATACAATAGCGGAACTCACGAGATTTCTATTCAGTTCGATTTTGGATACAAAATCAGTACTCCGAACCCTAAATTCTTCTAA
- a CDS encoding gliding motility-associated C-terminal domain-containing protein: MKLKILWTFFALWGLSYISLFAQPTATIVSSDADSCEIGKAELKILFQGEAPFGVVYRIDNKETGGSSYQMELNKDIFDNDLVDGVWTTTTINISDTSEITLIEVFDNSIDAANWKFSLSDNGYGSTDVSGKMTLNINEMPTPNAGINADTCGYSYKLKGIPDEISTKYYWTSENGTFDEATNADAKFTAATSGTYTVTFNQENGACTATDDVDIWIKGYASSTLSGEQIICSTDGTNYQITTNTNINGVPPFTYKLSDGIDGNYTKTVNNVGDNQLLIPATKNATFKVIEIKDGNNCTVDTLLSDMLIGTANVIDKKPIAVAGKDSIECSDQIRLYADALQENETGRWIFDQSKINIDDATTNDAMATAIEYGQHTFQWEVNNAGCLNTDEVAVTFVEPPTLNLLSPDTAICAGSNALLRTASTSEYYDLVLTYTDGAQTLAANINSINTETILEPSETTAYQLTTITDNKGCSTELSETFNVVVDYIPELMTGTYDTICGNWTPLNAEILENTTSGYWSSENGTFSDPSSPSASFTFDQITVIDSASVQWLVVNEENLNCRDSATFKLYFTKEPENVSAGSDSTIYLVDHVTLQPSGYEDGMTGWWESSDPNVMIQSSTDGSGTASVIPPGTSYLTWTVKSSDDCYISDEITITQNPLTAPNGFSPDGDGINDFFKIGGAENLRNKKLAVFNKKGMLIYDTENLGYYNTGSDLVIWWDGKDNDGNILPADTYYYTFTGDYNGQVFTKKDFVVIKY; this comes from the coding sequence ATGAAGTTGAAAATTCTTTGGACGTTTTTTGCCCTTTGGGGCCTTTCTTATATAAGCCTGTTTGCACAACCGACTGCCACTATTGTAAGCTCTGATGCAGATTCCTGCGAAATAGGTAAAGCGGAATTAAAAATATTATTTCAAGGAGAAGCACCTTTTGGAGTCGTTTATCGAATTGACAATAAAGAAACTGGTGGAAGCTCTTATCAAATGGAACTTAATAAAGACATCTTTGATAATGACTTAGTTGATGGTGTTTGGACAACTACAACAATAAACATTAGTGATACTTCTGAAATTACTTTAATTGAAGTATTTGACAATTCCATTGATGCCGCAAACTGGAAATTTAGCTTAAGTGATAATGGATATGGCTCAACAGATGTTAGTGGAAAAATGACACTGAACATTAATGAGATGCCAACACCAAATGCCGGAATAAATGCAGATACATGCGGTTATTCCTATAAATTGAAAGGTATCCCAGATGAAATTAGCACCAAATATTACTGGACAAGTGAAAACGGCACTTTTGATGAGGCAACAAATGCAGATGCAAAATTTACCGCTGCCACTTCCGGAACTTATACTGTTACTTTTAATCAGGAAAACGGAGCGTGTACTGCAACAGATGATGTAGATATATGGATTAAGGGCTATGCCAGTTCTACTTTAAGTGGAGAACAAATCATCTGTTCGACTGATGGGACAAACTATCAAATAACTACCAATACCAATATTAATGGAGTTCCTCCATTCACTTACAAATTAAGTGATGGCATTGATGGCAATTACACCAAGACTGTTAATAATGTTGGTGATAATCAACTTTTAATACCTGCCACTAAAAATGCAACATTTAAAGTGATTGAGATTAAAGATGGAAACAACTGTACAGTTGACACATTATTATCTGATATGTTGATTGGTACAGCTAATGTTATTGATAAAAAACCCATCGCTGTTGCTGGTAAAGATTCCATTGAGTGCTCTGATCAGATTAGGCTTTATGCTGATGCATTGCAGGAAAATGAAACTGGTCGTTGGATATTCGATCAAAGCAAAATAAACATTGATGATGCCACAACAAATGATGCCATGGCAACTGCTATTGAATATGGCCAACATACTTTTCAATGGGAAGTAAACAATGCCGGGTGTCTCAATACTGATGAAGTTGCTGTTACCTTTGTTGAGCCACCAACTTTAAACCTTTTAAGCCCAGACACAGCTATCTGTGCCGGAAGTAATGCTCTATTACGTACCGCATCAACTAGTGAATATTACGATCTGGTTTTAACTTATACTGATGGTGCACAAACGTTAGCGGCCAATATTAATTCAATTAATACTGAAACAATACTGGAGCCTTCTGAGACAACAGCTTATCAACTCACTACAATTACAGACAATAAAGGTTGCTCAACAGAATTAAGCGAAACATTTAATGTAGTGGTTGATTATATTCCGGAACTAATGACAGGTACCTATGATACCATCTGCGGAAACTGGACACCTTTAAATGCCGAAATTTTAGAAAACACAACAAGTGGATACTGGAGCTCAGAAAATGGAACTTTCTCTGATCCATCGTCTCCCTCCGCAAGCTTCACTTTTGACCAAATAACCGTAATTGACTCTGCTTCTGTTCAATGGTTGGTTGTTAATGAAGAAAATCTGAACTGTAGAGATTCTGCAACATTTAAGCTTTACTTTACAAAGGAGCCTGAGAATGTTTCGGCAGGATCAGATAGCACAATATATTTGGTCGATCATGTTACCTTGCAACCAAGCGGTTATGAAGATGGCATGACGGGTTGGTGGGAAAGCTCCGATCCCAATGTTATGATCCAAAGTTCAACAGATGGTTCTGGTACTGCTTCCGTGATACCACCCGGCACGAGTTATTTAACCTGGACTGTAAAAAGCAGCGATGATTGTTATATCAGTGATGAAATCACCATAACGCAGAATCCATTAACGGCTCCCAATGGTTTTTCACCAGATGGAGATGGAATAAATGATTTTTTCAAAATCGGAGGTGCCGAGAACTTAAGAAATAAAAAGCTAGCAGTCTTCAACAAAAAGGGCATGTTAATTTATGATACTGAAAATCTTGGTTATTACAATACTGGTAGTGATTTAGTAATATGGTGGGATGGAAAGGATAACGATGGAAATATATTGCCAGCCGACACTTACTATTACACTTTTACTGGTGATTATAATGGTCAGGTGTTTACCAAAAAAGATTTTGTGGTGATTAAATATTAA
- a CDS encoding two-component regulator propeller domain-containing protein — translation MIMNRHKIFRSTFMLFLILFISGEIIGQSFDFKIYNSEIGLPQNYVYSLKQGKNGYLWIATGEGLVKYDGFDFKVYTVEDSLADDFVNTLFIDNEGIIWCGHKNGNLSYFKDGSFSKIEIEETNQKINDIEQDADNNIWAIEQRNGLIRVDENFKITTFFGRKKYKIRNYSSLAIISPLEFLIGTSEGLYHLTFSDNTYENVDVSKVKDIPTTRINTIIKSKSENGDYWIGTEDYGFYQYRTGTNKSEHISDNRLCLSFNIEKETVNDIYEDQDGNLLIATKKNGVIKLFYDATKDAYTESMNFNTVNGLEVNYITQILSDREGNYWFGTYGGGVATLINQYFVFYNLEEIGFKSQKVHSLLKSGNSLWLGLDNGLIKHDPMCFTDFEFYDPALGVPRDKITKLIEDEKGTIWVGTANNGLYYRTKNELRFKSYPYTKSESGKKINDLMGYGPLIYIATSEGLYLLNTEDKSLKLYDMGSGLSHNTINFIYKDIEGIIWVGTKDNGICSISDNKIERHKLMQAAVNVVDMTEDKDGNKWLATKNKGILYYAADSMRAITVQDGLKKNYCYNIECDSKNRLWVCHHVGLSCVDLNTKQIRIFDHESNIDGEFNQIIKDNDGTLWFASSNGAIHYDPLMDAKNNVAPLLNITSLTIDDVNYPADQPLHLNYPYNKGYYNLHLEFRAISFINPQGVTYEFRIDDVGEDDKDKEWTQLGSINFKEIDYLRDGDHKLRIRAYNADGVRTGTPLTLNISVAKPFYKSIWFYILCVLVLSYFIYLLIKFRERKLQQQKQILQREVDSQTIVLREQKEEIERKNRDITDSINYAKKIQSSILPPMNDLMDVLPESYIFFAPRDIVSGDFYWFNRSGDYLVICCADCTGHGVPGAFMSMIGTTILNDIFRLPEINSPADVLEKLDEEIKKLLQKSDEAQSKDGMDISVVEVHIPTRKVRLASAKRPVYLIINNEITLYKGNRRSIGDSLQDTDQSSFMNIEYNCSKGDHIYLFSDGYPDQFGGPLGKKFMKVGVRNLIEEIYELPSDQQYEKVKTNFENWKGDLDQIDDVLFMGIKL, via the coding sequence ATGATAATGAATCGTCATAAGATTTTTCGAAGTACCTTCATGCTATTCCTGATACTTTTTATATCAGGAGAAATCATTGGTCAATCCTTCGATTTTAAAATTTACAATAGTGAGATTGGTCTTCCTCAAAACTATGTTTACAGTTTAAAACAAGGAAAGAACGGATACCTGTGGATAGCCACAGGTGAAGGCTTGGTAAAATATGATGGTTTTGATTTCAAGGTATATACTGTTGAAGATTCTTTAGCAGACGATTTTGTAAACACCTTGTTTATTGATAATGAAGGCATAATTTGGTGTGGTCATAAAAATGGTAATTTATCCTACTTTAAAGATGGTTCATTCAGTAAAATTGAAATTGAAGAAACCAATCAAAAGATAAATGATATTGAACAAGATGCTGACAATAACATCTGGGCAATTGAACAACGTAATGGCTTAATCAGGGTTGACGAAAATTTTAAAATCACAACATTCTTTGGACGTAAAAAGTATAAGATTCGTAACTATTCTTCGTTAGCAATCATTTCCCCACTTGAGTTTTTAATTGGTACCAGTGAAGGTTTATATCATTTAACCTTCAGCGACAATACATACGAAAATGTGGATGTTTCAAAAGTTAAGGACATCCCTACAACCCGAATAAATACTATCATCAAAAGTAAAAGTGAGAATGGTGATTATTGGATCGGCACGGAGGATTATGGGTTTTATCAATACCGCACAGGAACAAATAAATCTGAACACATATCTGACAACCGACTTTGCTTAAGTTTCAATATTGAAAAAGAAACTGTAAATGATATCTACGAAGATCAGGATGGGAATCTATTAATTGCAACCAAAAAAAATGGTGTAATCAAACTGTTTTATGATGCTACGAAAGATGCCTATACCGAATCGATGAACTTTAATACAGTTAACGGACTGGAGGTTAACTATATTACCCAGATTCTTAGTGACCGGGAAGGTAACTATTGGTTTGGAACATATGGAGGTGGTGTTGCAACTCTGATTAATCAGTATTTTGTTTTTTACAACCTTGAAGAGATCGGTTTTAAAAGCCAAAAAGTGCATTCACTATTAAAGTCGGGAAACAGTTTATGGCTTGGACTTGATAATGGTTTAATAAAACACGACCCAATGTGTTTTACCGACTTTGAATTTTACGATCCGGCTTTGGGTGTTCCCCGCGATAAAATAACAAAGTTAATCGAAGATGAAAAAGGTACAATTTGGGTGGGTACAGCAAACAACGGATTGTACTATCGTACTAAAAATGAGCTTCGTTTCAAATCCTATCCTTATACAAAATCTGAATCAGGCAAAAAAATAAATGACCTAATGGGTTATGGCCCTCTCATTTATATAGCTACCAGCGAGGGTCTCTATCTTTTAAACACAGAGGATAAGAGTTTGAAGCTTTATGATATGGGTAGCGGCCTATCTCATAATACCATCAATTTTATTTATAAAGATATAGAAGGTATTATATGGGTAGGTACAAAAGACAATGGAATCTGCAGCATATCAGACAATAAAATAGAAAGACATAAGTTGATGCAAGCCGCAGTTAATGTGGTTGATATGACCGAAGACAAGGATGGTAATAAATGGCTTGCAACTAAAAACAAAGGCATATTGTATTATGCTGCTGATAGCATGAGAGCCATCACCGTTCAGGATGGTTTGAAAAAGAATTATTGTTACAACATTGAATGCGACAGTAAAAATCGTTTATGGGTTTGTCATCATGTGGGATTAAGTTGTGTAGATCTGAATACCAAACAAATACGAATTTTTGACCACGAAAGTAATATCGATGGTGAGTTCAACCAGATAATCAAAGACAATGATGGAACACTATGGTTTGCCTCAAGTAATGGAGCAATTCATTATGATCCACTTATGGATGCCAAAAACAATGTTGCACCACTTCTTAATATCACATCTTTAACTATTGATGATGTGAATTATCCAGCTGACCAACCCCTGCACCTTAATTATCCATATAATAAAGGATATTACAATCTTCATTTAGAGTTCAGGGCCATAAGTTTTATTAATCCTCAAGGTGTTACTTATGAATTCAGAATTGATGATGTTGGTGAAGATGATAAGGATAAAGAATGGACTCAGTTAGGGAGTATAAATTTTAAAGAGATTGATTATCTACGAGATGGTGATCATAAACTACGAATACGTGCCTATAACGCTGATGGCGTAAGAACAGGTACGCCTCTGACTTTAAACATTAGTGTTGCCAAGCCATTTTACAAAAGCATTTGGTTCTATATTTTATGTGTTTTAGTTCTCTCGTATTTTATTTATTTACTCATTAAATTTAGAGAAAGAAAGCTACAACAACAGAAACAGATTCTTCAACGCGAGGTTGATTCACAAACTATTGTTTTACGCGAACAGAAAGAAGAAATAGAAAGGAAAAACAGAGATATCACCGACAGTATTAATTATGCAAAAAAGATTCAATCATCCATTTTACCTCCAATGAATGACTTGATGGATGTATTACCTGAATCATACATTTTCTTTGCTCCTCGTGATATTGTTAGTGGGGATTTCTATTGGTTCAACCGAAGTGGTGATTACTTGGTGATTTGTTGTGCCGACTGTACTGGTCATGGTGTTCCTGGAGCATTTATGTCAATGATCGGGACAACCATTCTTAATGACATATTCCGCTTACCAGAAATAAACTCTCCGGCTGATGTATTGGAGAAGCTGGATGAAGAAATAAAGAAATTGCTTCAAAAAAGCGACGAAGCACAAAGTAAGGATGGTATGGATATTTCTGTTGTAGAAGTACATATACCAACGCGCAAAGTTCGACTTGCTTCGGCAAAACGACCTGTTTATTTAATCATCAATAATGAGATAACCTTATATAAAGGAAACAGGCGAAGCATTGGAGACAGCTTACAAGATACTGACCAAAGTTCGTTTATGAACATCGAATACAATTGTTCAAAAGGCGATCATATCTACTTATTCTCTGATGGCTACCCTGATCAATTCGGGGGTCCTTTAGGTAAGAAATTCATGAAAGTGGGTGTTCGGAATCTTATTGAAGAAATTTATGAATTACCATCTGACCAACAATATGAAAAGGTTAAAACCAACTTCGAAAATTGGAAAGGTGACCTGGATCAAATTGACGATGTTCTGTTCATGGGAATTAAGTTATAA
- a CDS encoding methyl-accepting chemotaxis protein: MKLWNNMRIRLKLLVSFGLILILLCLVGLISNLGIFGIVNDANQVIAGNQLRAELETRYTQHLLWAKQVSEFLTSPEADKLTVQTDHHLCDFGHWYYGDGRKNAEQLVPELAGIMANFEEPHMKLHQSAVTIEELHQNVDINLAIALNKAKADHLFWLLNVEEAILNRKSNLGVQMDHTKCGFGAWLSEPETENILANDTSLKAAFEELYEPHRMLHNSSRSLQKMIASGNFEGAQSYFKSNTQQAAQSVLSKLNVLIQETNEKLAKSKAADQEFYTNTLLQLDTLGKLFQTSIEISRDNILSEDKLVSDAKLTGFISLFILLGSLALGLFLAFFISKFIVKGINKGVLFAKKIAEGDLTQKMEVNQKDEIGDLIHSLNEMVVGIGQLIRQIKTSSDALVSASSQMNTTSMDISSGASEQASSTEEVSASMEEMSSIINMNRDFSLQVEQIALLMAKSIREGSDASNNCEKIMHNVADKVVAIKEIAQQTNILALNAAVEASRAGDEGRGFAVVAAEVRKLAERSKEASDAISALIERGVMESSEAGEKLRSSLEDVNKTTSMIQEISEASKEQAIGAQEVNNAISELNNVTQSNAAASEELASSSTELDNHVRDLTKMISRFRLQ; encoded by the coding sequence ATGAAATTATGGAATAATATGCGAATCAGATTAAAGCTTTTGGTAAGTTTTGGTCTGATCTTAATCTTACTATGTCTGGTAGGATTAATTTCCAATCTAGGAATTTTCGGGATAGTAAATGATGCGAATCAAGTAATTGCTGGCAATCAACTAAGAGCTGAGCTTGAAACACGATATACCCAGCATTTACTGTGGGCCAAGCAGGTAAGTGAGTTTTTAACCAGTCCTGAAGCAGATAAGCTGACAGTGCAGACTGATCACCATCTATGTGATTTCGGACATTGGTACTATGGAGATGGGAGGAAAAATGCCGAACAGTTGGTTCCTGAATTAGCCGGTATCATGGCTAACTTTGAAGAACCACATATGAAACTACATCAATCGGCTGTTACCATTGAAGAGTTACATCAAAATGTTGATATTAATCTGGCTATCGCTCTTAATAAAGCAAAAGCTGATCATTTATTTTGGTTACTCAATGTAGAAGAAGCCATTCTTAACAGAAAAAGTAATCTGGGTGTTCAAATGGATCATACTAAGTGTGGTTTTGGAGCATGGTTGTCCGAACCAGAAACAGAAAATATTCTTGCTAATGATACTTCATTAAAAGCTGCTTTTGAGGAGTTATATGAACCGCATAGGATGCTTCATAATTCCTCAAGATCTTTGCAAAAAATGATAGCATCAGGAAATTTTGAAGGGGCTCAAAGTTATTTTAAAAGTAATACTCAGCAAGCAGCGCAAAGTGTGTTATCTAAATTAAATGTTCTCATTCAGGAGACAAATGAAAAGTTAGCGAAGTCAAAGGCTGCTGATCAAGAATTTTACACAAATACATTATTACAGCTGGATACCTTAGGTAAATTATTTCAGACATCCATTGAAATCTCCAGGGATAATATATTGTCTGAGGATAAGCTAGTAAGTGATGCCAAACTAACAGGTTTTATTTCTTTGTTTATTCTTTTAGGATCATTGGCATTAGGATTATTTCTGGCCTTCTTTATCTCTAAATTTATTGTGAAAGGAATTAATAAAGGTGTGTTATTCGCCAAGAAGATTGCAGAAGGTGATTTAACCCAAAAAATGGAAGTTAATCAAAAGGATGAAATTGGCGATCTTATTCATTCATTAAACGAAATGGTTGTAGGTATCGGTCAGCTAATCCGACAAATTAAAACCAGTTCTGATGCTTTGGTTTCTGCCAGTAGCCAGATGAATACAACATCAATGGATATCTCATCAGGTGCAAGTGAACAGGCATCGTCAACTGAAGAAGTTTCTGCTTCTATGGAAGAGATGAGTTCTATTATTAATATGAATCGTGATTTTAGCCTGCAAGTTGAGCAAATTGCCTTATTAATGGCTAAAAGTATAAGAGAAGGAAGTGACGCTTCTAATAATTGTGAAAAGATAATGCACAATGTGGCTGACAAAGTTGTAGCTATAAAAGAAATTGCTCAACAAACCAATATTCTTGCCCTGAATGCTGCTGTTGAGGCATCCAGAGCAGGTGATGAAGGAAGAGGTTTTGCTGTTGTTGCTGCAGAAGTGAGAAAGCTTGCTGAACGTAGTAAAGAAGCATCAGATGCAATTAGTGCCCTAATTGAAAGAGGCGTAATGGAGTCGTCAGAAGCTGGAGAAAAACTACGTTCATCATTGGAAGATGTGAATAAAACTACGTCAATGATTCAGGAGATTTCAGAGGCTAGTAAAGAACAGGCTATAGGTGCACAGGAAGTAAATAATGCAATTAGTGAGTTGAATAATGTAACTCAATCAAATGCAGCAGCATCAGAGGAGCTTGCATCGAGTTCAACTGAATTGGATAATCATGTCAGAGACCTGACAAAAATGATATCCCGATTCAGGTTACAATAG
- a CDS encoding PKD domain-containing protein: MRIILLTISFLLAISSGLVAQDVQVQRLPFSNNSSNEMSPFIKDSVLYFSTNKPINFLKRYFDDNRQLLYHIFSVKINPDSSFGKPIRYESDFLSPFNTGSITFSNDGNKMYIGQNHYDTYKRSQQSNSGNLMGVYESDLGNKGWSRKNNLSFNSRRNYNTAQPSISTDGRFLFFISDMEEGMGKTDIYYSENINGEWGPAVNLGENINTSESELFPFYHPSGKLYFASNGHGGQGGLDIFYTYQTEDGWTEPVAVDNINTKANEFSCYINEDEMWGIFASDREGSDNLYRFDQFFPSFETCNIQEEDSYCFEFYDDVTQDEEMSRGPYKYQWTFNKTESAMGDTVLHCFTGPGEYNVRLSLLDTSIGEEMFALSDYNLDVTRIEQIYITTEETIKINQLTTFDVSQSFMGDFQPKEFYWDMGDGTLLKGETIRHIFRTKGKYQVRCGAISKEHPQIKMCSIKEIIVSD, encoded by the coding sequence ATGAGAATAATATTATTAACCATATCATTTTTGTTAGCAATAAGTTCAGGTTTAGTGGCTCAGGATGTTCAGGTGCAAAGACTTCCGTTTAGCAACAACTCGAGTAATGAAATGTCACCATTTATTAAGGACTCAGTTCTTTATTTCAGCACAAACAAACCGATAAATTTCTTAAAAAGATACTTTGATGATAACCGTCAGTTGCTTTATCATATCTTTAGTGTTAAGATAAATCCGGATTCGAGTTTTGGTAAACCCATTCGTTACGAGAGTGATTTTTTGTCTCCTTTTAACACGGGATCAATCACATTTTCGAACGATGGAAATAAAATGTATATCGGGCAAAACCACTATGATACCTACAAGAGGAGCCAACAAAGCAATAGTGGCAATTTAATGGGTGTTTATGAATCTGATTTAGGCAATAAAGGTTGGTCGCGCAAAAATAATTTATCCTTCAATTCGCGTCGCAATTATAATACAGCTCAACCTTCAATAAGTACTGATGGAAGATTCCTGTTCTTTATATCCGACATGGAAGAAGGAATGGGGAAAACTGATATCTACTATTCAGAAAATATCAACGGAGAATGGGGACCAGCTGTTAATCTTGGAGAAAATATTAATACAAGTGAATCAGAGTTATTCCCATTTTATCATCCTAGTGGTAAGTTATATTTTGCTTCCAATGGACATGGCGGTCAGGGTGGCCTTGATATCTTTTACACTTATCAAACCGAAGATGGATGGACTGAACCTGTTGCTGTGGATAACATTAATACCAAAGCCAACGAATTTAGCTGTTACATAAACGAAGATGAGATGTGGGGAATCTTCGCCTCCGACAGAGAGGGATCGGATAACCTATACCGCTTCGACCAATTCTTCCCATCATTTGAAACCTGCAACATACAGGAAGAAGACAGTTATTGCTTTGAGTTCTATGATGATGTAACTCAAGATGAAGAGATGAGTCGTGGCCCATATAAATACCAGTGGACATTCAACAAAACCGAAAGTGCCATGGGCGATACGGTTCTTCATTGTTTTACCGGACCTGGAGAATATAATGTCCGTTTAAGTTTGCTAGACACCTCAATTGGTGAAGAAATGTTTGCTCTTTCTGATTATAATCTTGATGTAACACGAATTGAACAGATCTATATTACCACCGAGGAAACCATTAAGATTAACCAACTTACAACTTTTGATGTTTCACAATCATTCATGGGAGACTTCCAACCCAAGGAATTTTATTGGGATATGGGAGACGGAACTTTGCTAAAAGGTGAAACTATTCGTCATATTTTTCGAACAAAAGGAAAGTATCAGGTAAGATGTGGAGCGATATCAAAGGAACATCCACAGATAAAAATGTGCTCAATCAAAGAAATTATTGTAAGCGATTAA